Proteins encoded in a region of the Sceloporus undulatus isolate JIND9_A2432 ecotype Alabama chromosome 11, SceUnd_v1.1, whole genome shotgun sequence genome:
- the IFT22 gene encoding intraflagellar transport protein 22 homolog — protein sequence MLKVKILFVGPSEAGKSVLANFLSESTEGIGSYIPTQGVRILEYEKPQMNENSKGSECRFELWDCGGDQKFETCWPALMKDSHGVVIIFNPDVPSHVKEIEMWHSCFIQQPQLLDSQCLLIAHHKPGSSGDTGNLNLPSPLDKLQLIHSSLEEDPEDVRMEFVKYLKNITNLVNENRDREEMSLIT from the exons ATGCTGAAAGTGAAGATCCTCTTCGTCGGCCCCAGCGAG GCTGGAAAATCTGTCTTGGCAAACTTCTTGTCAGAAAGCACAGAAGGAATTGGTAGTTATATCCCAACGCAAGGTGTGAG GATTCTTGAATATGAGAAGCCACAGATGAATGAGAACAGCAAAGGATCGGAGTGTCGGTTTGAGCTGTGGGATTGTGGAGGCGATCAAAA GTTCGAGACTTGCTGGCCAGCTCTGATGAAGGATTCCCATGGGGTTGTCATCATCTTCAACCCAGACGTGCCCAGCCATGTGAAGGAAATTGAGATGTGGCACTCCTGCTTCATCCAACAGCCACAGTTGCTGGACAGCCAGTGTCTGCTCATTGCCCATCACAAGCCTGGCTCTTCAGGAGACACGGGGAATCTCAACTTGC CTTCCCCGCTGGACAAGCTGCAGCTGATACACTCCTCCCTCGAAGAAGACCCTGAGGACGTCCGGATGGAGTTTGTAAAGTACCTCAAGAACATTACCAACTTGGTGAATGAGAACCGAGACCGAGAGGAGATGTCCCTCATCACTTAA